One stretch of Campylobacter sp. CCS1377 DNA includes these proteins:
- a CDS encoding AAA family ATPase, whose protein sequence is MENIKKFSLKLENFQSCQESWLLKDLIPKESLGLLYGSSGSGKTSVCLYFCKEILKKDNEIRVFYINADMGLSSLKKYGFANLLENFTNRFFVIDLTCSDKKFIYFENICDEIIKIQEKFNVFIIVDSLNCVTRKIGRFIDPNYLFSKEKIIRKKGGTVLFIHHLNKSGVFSDSHQIVDYADFSYRCEYTEEMNSILLRPEKLGRFILEKIAFKVLNFSNLERMEFDSVEMSSYEIKFIKTVLEILKMGRFKQNELINLVLRNCKRYVGREKARKLLQEYAKKGKWCMHKDRFDNNSIYYYLKNEEK, encoded by the coding sequence ATGGAAAACATAAAAAAATTTTCATTGAAATTGGAAAATTTTCAATCTTGTCAAGAATCATGGCTCTTAAAAGACTTGATACCGAAAGAATCTTTGGGTTTGCTTTATGGTAGTAGTGGTAGTGGAAAGACAAGTGTTTGTTTGTATTTTTGCAAGGAAATTTTAAAGAAAGATAATGAAATTAGAGTGTTTTATATAAATGCAGATATGGGACTTTCGAGTTTAAAAAAATATGGCTTCGCAAATCTTCTTGAAAATTTTACCAACCGTTTTTTTGTAATAGATTTAACATGCTCTGATAAAAAATTCATATATTTTGAAAACATATGCGACGAAATAATAAAAATTCAAGAGAAATTCAATGTATTTATAATTGTTGATTCTTTAAATTGTGTCACTAGAAAAATAGGAAGATTTATTGATCCAAATTATTTATTTTCAAAAGAGAAAATAATTCGAAAAAAAGGTGGGACTGTGCTTTTTATTCACCATTTAAATAAAAGCGGGGTTTTTTCTGATAGTCATCAAATTGTTGATTATGCTGATTTTAGCTATAGATGTGAATACACTGAAGAGATGAATTCTATTTTGTTAAGACCAGAAAAACTTGGAAGATTTATACTTGAAAAAATAGCATTCAAAGTTTTAAATTTTAGCAATTTAGAAAGAATGGAATTTGATAGTGTTGAGATGAGTTCTTATGAGATAAAGTTTATAAAAACTGTTTTAGAGATTTTAAAGATGGGTCGTTTTAAGCAAAATGAATTAATCAACCTAGTCTTAAGAAATTGTAAAAGATATGTTGGTCGTGAAAAGGCAAGAAAACTTTTGCAAGAATATGCAAAAAAAGGAAAATGGTGCATGCACAAAGATCGTTTTGATAACAATTCGATTTATTATTACTTAAAAAATGAGGAAAAATAA
- a CDS encoding helix-turn-helix transcriptional regulator, with amino-acid sequence MIKENIKFLRKQRKLTQQELGEILNVGQKTVSMWEKGNNNITLPTILKICEHFQISPNELLANNLADMELHRNLRNYNRLTHELQLKNGLNDFLKSNIVNMQLQKISRHIRSLKGVGFIEKLSESWSGNGEKMLLILLLFIKHLNKIELSHTTMSKKDFINMLKKFKISLKNIKLYSLILSEKDKINTIEWVENNLDEIDVNALFIDLRKDVEKIIINELNSFNYLIFKD; translated from the coding sequence ATGATAAAAGAAAATATTAAGTTTTTAAGAAAACAACGCAAATTAACGCAACAAGAGTTGGGCGAAATTTTAAATGTGGGACAAAAAACAGTAAGTATGTGGGAAAAAGGAAATAACAATATTACACTTCCTACAATACTAAAAATATGTGAGCATTTTCAAATTAGTCCAAATGAGCTACTAGCAAATAATTTAGCGGATATGGAACTACATAGAAATCTTAGAAATTACAATAGACTTACACATGAATTACAGCTAAAAAATGGCTTAAATGATTTTTTAAAATCAAACATTGTAAATATGCAACTTCAAAAAATATCTAGACATATTCGTTCTCTCAAAGGTGTAGGATTTATAGAGAAATTAAGTGAAAGCTGGAGTGGAAACGGAGAGAAAATGCTTTTAATTCTTCTTTTGTTTATCAAACACTTAAACAAGATAGAATTAAGCCACACAACAATGAGTAAAAAAGATTTTATAAACATGTTAAAGAAATTTAAAATTTCTTTAAAAAATATCAAATTATACTCTTTAATTTTAAGTGAAAAAGACAAAATAAATACTATAGAGTGGGTAGAAAACAACTTAGATGAGATCGATGTAAATGCTTTATTTATTGATTTAAGAAAAGATGTTGAAAAAATAATTATAAATGAGCTTAATTCGTTTAATTATTTAATTTTTAAGGATTAA
- a CDS encoding type II toxin-antitoxin system YafQ family toxin translates to MKYEIRVLKEYKKNYKKLTLKEKDLVDEIVYRLSNNETLERKYKDHKLKGEFKELRECHVKPDLLLIYQKQDDKLILTCINIGSHSELF, encoded by the coding sequence GTGAAATATGAAATTAGAGTTTTAAAAGAATACAAGAAAAATTACAAGAAGCTAACACTAAAAGAAAAAGATTTGGTAGATGAAATAGTTTATCGCTTATCTAACAATGAAACTCTTGAAAGAAAATACAAAGATCATAAACTAAAAGGTGAATTTAAAGAGCTTAGAGAGTGTCATGTAAAACCTGATTTACTCTTAATTTATCAAAAACAAGATGATAAGCTTATTTTAACCTGTATTAATATAGGTTCTCATAGCGAGTTGTTTTAA